The genomic segment GCTATTCCGTTGAACCCAAAATGAGTGTGGTTTTTGAAGTCAATCCAAAACAACAATATCTGATGTATTCTGTAGATTTACCTGAAAATAATAGCTTGGGTTATACCGTTAGTTATGAAGCTTGCATGGAATTAAATAAAATACCAATAGAGGTTTCTAGTGCTATTACTGATAATTATCCCGAAAAAGTTAGAAAATCCTTACCATCAGAGGTGACTCAAGTTAATTGGAATTTACATTTAAATGTAGGGGTTTGGTTTCCTAGTTTTATTAGTCGTCTTCCTGAGTCTGTAATTCAAAGTACAGGCGATCGCTTACTCAGTCAAATTGTGCGTCAGGTTTCACCACGTCTAACCTTTAAAGTTCAGAAAAATTTTCATGATCGCCTAAATTTACCTATCCCTCCTAAAAGTAGTCGTTATCTCGAAAAAATCAACTCCTAATCACAAAGTATTAAAATAGTAAGGTATTTGATTAGAGGTTAACTTAATGAGTGATGTGATTAAAGTTATCTGTACTATTTTGCTTCCACCTTTGGGGGTATTTTTGCAGGTAGGGTTAGGTAAAGACTTTTGGATTAATTTGCTATTGACGATTGTCGGTCTCTATATTGCAGGATTGGTTCATGGAATCTGGGTGATTGCCAGAAAATCAAATTAAAAGTGCCAACTTTGACTATAACCTTATATAATGGATAGTCTGTGTTGTTTGAAATCTAAAAATGGCAGTTCCTAAGAAGAAAACCTCAAAAGCAAAACGGGATCAGCGTAAAGCCCACTGGAAACGCAAAGCAGCTTTAGAAGCGCAAAAAGCCCTATCTCTTGGTAAATCAGTATTAACAGGACGTTCCAAAGGCTTTGTTTATCCCCAGGATGACGAAGAAAGCGAAGATAACGAGTAAAATGAAACTACACCGACTTTATCCTAACGGTGTAGTTTTTTTGTTTAAAGCAATTGTTTAAATTCTTGATTAAAGACAGCTATAGTCATATTTTCGTCGTTACGTTGACGTAAAGATCTATTCACTTCACCAAGATAGACTGGTTTAGATAATCCTGTTTCAGGGTGAATAATGGTTCTCACTCTAATCGTCATTTGATTGTTAAGACCGATTCTACCAGGAGAGTAGAAATCAGCAGCGACTTGACGTAGAGTTGCTTCTACTTCAGTAGGGTTAACAGTATTAGGAACAGCTACAACTACTTGATCTGCACCATTATCATAGATCAGCTGATAGCGGACAGACCCTTCAACAAAACTACGAGGAGATAAACCGAGACTCAAACCAAATAACCCAATAGTTAAAACGGTCATAAATCCCGTTATCCCCACTAAACGAAAGCGAATACCCCAACGGGCGATCGCTGCTATGATAGTTAATCCTAAACAGACTAGGGTTAATATTCCTGCCCATTGGGCGTAGATGCTAAAATCTGTGGGTAGAGTAAGATTCATAAGGTTTGTTAGCAAGGTAACTCAAAATTCAGAATTGAGCTAATTTTATCATTTTATTGGTCTTGATTCATCTAAAGCTGTATCACTATTCCAACGTTGATGATCTTTGGGAGGTTGATTACAAAGCCTATGTTTGGGTTGAAATATCATGCGTGAAACATTAAAGATAAAATCGACGCATTGATCAATTTCTTGATCAACTTGCTTTTCTGAAAATCTAATAACTACCCAACCATTATCATTAAAGAATGAATCTCTATTTAACTGTTTATTATCCCCTAATGTATGGCAAGTTTCTTTCTCTTGATATTTATTGATAAACCAAGGTTCATCAATTTCTATGTCGATAAACAATTCTTGGTTATTTATTTTGCTGATAA from the Gloeocapsa sp. DLM2.Bin57 genome contains:
- a CDS encoding DUF1997 domain-containing protein; translation: MTSYPLSNEYDPSSDYDLNINSEAPFIFKTDFQGYMEMFNPPEIVSQYLDQHEQWFPECAQPMKAEALGDNGYTLIIGRFGSFGYSVEPKMSVVFEVNPKQQYLMYSVDLPENNSLGYTVSYEACMELNKIPIEVSSAITDNYPEKVRKSLPSEVTQVNWNLHLNVGVWFPSFISRLPESVIQSTGDRLLSQIVRQVSPRLTFKVQKNFHDRLNLPIPPKSSRYLEKINS
- a CDS encoding YqaE/Pmp3 family membrane protein, which translates into the protein MSDVIKVICTILLPPLGVFLQVGLGKDFWINLLLTIVGLYIAGLVHGIWVIARKSN
- a CDS encoding 50S ribosomal protein L32, coding for MAVPKKKTSKAKRDQRKAHWKRKAALEAQKALSLGKSVLTGRSKGFVYPQDDEESEDNE